A genomic segment from Pseudomonadota bacterium encodes:
- a CDS encoding UDP-N-acetylmuramate--L-alanine ligase — protein MRALPLTIGTVHFIGIGGIGMSGIAEVLHNLGYAVQGSDLSEGGNVKRLIDKGIKVKVGHRAENLGDASVVVYSSAVKPDNPEMVAARQRLLPVVRRAEMLGELMRLKWSIAVGGTHGKTTTTTMIASVVEAAGLDPTAIIGGIVNAYGTNARLGSGEWLVVEADESDGTFVKLPATIAVVTNIDPEHLDFYGTFEAVQDAFASFVANIPFYGFAALCIDHPVVQALIPKVADRKIITYGMSPQADVRAVDIRLSPSGARYDVIINDRARGESRTLVDMRLPMVGQHNVQNSLAAIAVANEMGIEEEVLRRALGSFAGVKRRFTRTGEVGGVTVIDDYGHHPVEIAAVLKAARGACPSGQVIAVVQPHRYTRLKHLFEDFCTCFNDADCVVVADVYAAGEQPIEGASRDALVEGLRARGHRSVVALEKPEDLAALVAATARPGDLVVCLGAGSITNWANGLPRELQRLMPATREAAS, from the coding sequence ATGAGAGCGCTCCCGCTCACCATCGGCACCGTGCATTTCATCGGCATCGGCGGCATCGGCATGTCCGGCATCGCCGAGGTTCTGCACAATCTGGGATACGCGGTCCAAGGCAGCGACCTTTCCGAGGGCGGCAACGTCAAACGGCTCATCGACAAGGGCATCAAGGTCAAGGTCGGCCACCGCGCCGAGAATCTGGGCGATGCCTCCGTCGTCGTCTATTCCTCCGCGGTCAAGCCGGACAATCCCGAGATGGTCGCAGCACGCCAGCGGCTGCTGCCGGTCGTGCGCCGGGCGGAGATGCTGGGCGAGCTCATGCGCCTCAAATGGTCGATCGCCGTCGGCGGAACCCACGGCAAGACCACGACCACGACCATGATCGCCAGCGTGGTCGAGGCGGCAGGGCTCGATCCGACGGCGATCATCGGCGGCATCGTCAACGCCTATGGCACCAATGCCCGGCTGGGCTCGGGGGAATGGCTGGTGGTCGAGGCGGACGAGTCGGACGGCACCTTCGTCAAGCTGCCGGCGACGATCGCGGTGGTCACCAACATCGATCCCGAGCATCTGGACTTCTACGGCACCTTCGAGGCCGTCCAGGACGCATTCGCCAGCTTCGTCGCGAACATCCCGTTCTACGGCTTCGCCGCACTCTGCATCGACCATCCCGTGGTGCAGGCGCTGATCCCGAAGGTGGCCGACCGCAAGATCATCACCTACGGCATGAGCCCGCAGGCCGACGTGCGCGCGGTCGACATCAGGCTGTCGCCGTCCGGCGCCCGCTACGATGTGATCATCAACGACCGGGCGCGCGGCGAGAGCCGCACGCTGGTGGACATGCGGCTGCCGATGGTGGGCCAGCACAACGTGCAGAATTCGCTGGCCGCCATTGCCGTCGCCAACGAGATGGGGATCGAGGAGGAAGTGCTGCGCCGGGCGCTCGGATCCTTCGCCGGCGTCAAGCGCCGCTTCACCCGGACCGGCGAGGTGGGCGGCGTCACCGTCATCGACGACTATGGCCATCATCCGGTGGAGATCGCCGCCGTGCTCAAGGCCGCCCGCGGCGCTTGTCCCTCGGGCCAGGTGATCGCCGTGGTGCAGCCGCACCGCTATACGCGCCTCAAGCACCTGTTCGAGGACTTCTGCACCTGCTTCAACGACGCCGACTGCGTCGTGGTGGCCGATGTGTATGCCGCCGGCGAGCAGCCGATCGAAGGGGCGAGCCGCGATGCGCTGGTCGAGGGCTTGCGCGCCCGCGGACATCGCAGCGTGGTGGCGCTGGAGAAGCCGGAAGACCTGGCGGCGCTGGTGGCGGCGACGGCGCGGCCGGGCGATCTCGTCGTCTGCCTCGGTGCAGGCAGCATCACGAACTGGGCGAATGGGCTGCCGCGCGAGCTGCAGCGCCTGATGCCCGCGACACGGGAGGCGGCGTCGTGA
- the murG gene encoding undecaprenyldiphospho-muramoylpentapeptide beta-N-acetylglucosaminyltransferase, with product MSQIVTRRLIALAAGGSGGHMFPAAALAEALARRGYALTLITDRRGQAFTVAGGEVEIHRIRASGLGDRSLTRKLLGVIELGFGLIEARQLLKRLRPAAIAGFGGYASVPTLLAASQLGIPTVLHEQNAVLGRANRLLASHATRLATSFEAVSQIKQADRGRVVMTGNPVRDAVARVSQAPYPAPAADGTLSLLITGGSQGARVFGRIVPQAVALLPESVRRRLSIVQQCRPEDIEAARDIYLGLGVEAELSPFFADLPERLARAQLVICRSGGSTVAELTAAGRPSILVPYPYHSDNQQGANAQALENAGAAWLMPEAAFTAQALAARLEPLLVVPARLVEMAEKARALGRLDAAERLAGLVLEIAPANGGHGGIREVAA from the coding sequence ATGAGCCAGATCGTCACCAGACGCCTGATCGCGCTCGCCGCGGGGGGCAGCGGCGGCCACATGTTTCCGGCGGCGGCACTGGCGGAAGCTCTGGCGCGTCGCGGCTACGCGCTCACCCTCATCACCGATCGCCGCGGCCAAGCCTTCACCGTCGCCGGCGGCGAGGTCGAGATCCATCGCATCCGGGCGAGCGGGCTCGGCGACCGCTCGCTCACGCGCAAGCTCTTGGGCGTGATCGAGCTCGGCTTCGGCCTCATCGAGGCACGCCAGCTCCTGAAGCGCCTGCGGCCCGCGGCGATCGCCGGCTTCGGCGGCTATGCCTCGGTGCCGACGCTGCTTGCCGCAAGCCAGCTCGGCATCCCGACGGTGCTGCACGAGCAGAATGCCGTGCTCGGCCGCGCCAACCGGCTGCTCGCCTCCCACGCAACCCGCCTCGCCACCTCCTTCGAAGCCGTGAGCCAGATCAAGCAGGCCGACCGCGGCCGCGTGGTGATGACCGGCAACCCGGTGCGCGACGCCGTCGCCCGCGTCAGCCAAGCGCCCTACCCGGCGCCGGCGGCGGACGGCACGCTGTCGCTCTTGATCACCGGCGGCAGCCAAGGGGCGCGCGTCTTCGGCCGCATCGTTCCCCAGGCGGTGGCACTCCTGCCGGAGTCGGTCCGCCGCCGCCTGAGCATCGTGCAGCAATGCCGCCCCGAGGACATCGAGGCGGCGCGCGATATCTATCTCGGGCTCGGCGTCGAGGCGGAGCTGTCGCCGTTCTTCGCCGATCTGCCGGAGCGTCTCGCCCGGGCGCAGCTCGTCATCTGCCGTTCCGGCGGCTCCACGGTGGCCGAGCTGACGGCGGCGGGCCGCCCCTCGATCCTGGTTCCCTATCCCTACCACAGCGACAATCAGCAGGGTGCCAATGCGCAAGCCTTGGAGAATGCCGGTGCGGCGTGGTTGATGCCGGAAGCGGCGTTCACCGCGCAGGCGCTGGCGGCAAGGCTGGAGCCGCTTTTGGTCGTACCGGCGCGGCTGGTGGAGATGGCCGAGAAGGCGCGCGCCCTCGGCCGCCTCGATGCCGCCGAACGCTTGGCCGGCCTCGTCCTCGAGATCGCACCTGCCAATGGCGGCCACGGCGGCATCCGGGAGGTCGCGGCATGA
- a CDS encoding cell division protein FtsW, with translation MSAIARSDTSVLGRWWWTVDRWTLAALAMIIGIGAILILAASPAVAQRIGLDGFYFVRRQMLLLLPAVTLMVLISLASPMAVRRIAVVGLAIGIALVALTLINGVEIKGARRWINLPGLSLQPSEFVKPCFAVVSAWMFAEQRRGTGVPGNLIASVLYALVVGLLILQPDLGMAVVISAIWFGQFFLAGLSMIYVAALGGAGALGLGGAYLLLPHVASRIDRFLDPASGDSYQVERSLEAFARGGLWGRGPGEGRVKDVIPDVHADFIFAVAGEEFGVLVCLLIVGLFAFVVLRGFSRLFQETDLFVLLAATGLLTQFGLQAIINMASSLHLMPTKGMTLPFVSYGGSSLVALALGTGMLLALTRRRTGGSGQR, from the coding sequence ATGAGCGCCATTGCCCGTAGCGACACGAGCGTGCTCGGCCGCTGGTGGTGGACGGTCGATCGCTGGACCCTGGCGGCGCTGGCGATGATCATCGGCATCGGCGCCATCCTCATCCTGGCGGCGAGCCCGGCCGTCGCCCAGCGCATCGGCCTCGACGGATTCTACTTCGTGCGCCGTCAGATGCTTCTGCTGCTGCCGGCGGTGACGCTGATGGTGCTGATCTCGCTCGCCTCGCCCATGGCCGTGCGCCGGATTGCGGTGGTCGGACTCGCGATCGGCATCGCCTTGGTAGCACTGACGCTCATCAACGGCGTGGAGATCAAGGGCGCACGCCGCTGGATCAACCTCCCCGGGCTCTCCTTGCAGCCCTCCGAGTTCGTTAAGCCGTGCTTTGCCGTGGTCTCGGCCTGGATGTTCGCCGAGCAGCGCCGCGGCACCGGGGTGCCCGGCAATCTCATCGCCAGCGTGCTCTATGCGCTGGTCGTCGGCTTGCTGATCCTGCAGCCCGACCTTGGAATGGCGGTGGTGATCTCGGCCATCTGGTTCGGCCAGTTCTTCCTGGCCGGCCTGTCGATGATCTATGTGGCGGCCCTCGGTGGCGCCGGCGCGCTCGGCCTCGGCGGCGCCTATCTCCTGCTGCCCCACGTGGCGAGCCGCATCGACCGCTTCCTCGACCCGGCATCGGGCGACAGCTACCAGGTCGAGCGGTCGCTCGAAGCCTTCGCCCGCGGCGGCCTGTGGGGGCGTGGGCCCGGCGAAGGCCGGGTCAAGGACGTGATCCCCGACGTGCACGCGGATTTCATCTTCGCCGTCGCCGGCGAGGAGTTCGGCGTGCTGGTCTGCTTGTTGATCGTCGGCCTCTTCGCCTTCGTGGTGCTGCGCGGCTTCTCGCGGCTGTTTCAGGAGACGGATCTCTTCGTGCTGCTGGCGGCCACCGGGCTTCTGACCCAGTTTGGCTTGCAGGCGATCATCAACATGGCTTCTTCGCTGCACCTCATGCCGACCAAGGGCATGACGCTCCCCTTCGTCAGCTATGGCGGCTCCTCGCTGGTGGCGCTGGCGCTCGGGACCGGGATGTTGCTGGCGCTGACGCGGCGGCGGACCGGCGGGAGCGGGCAACGATGA
- a CDS encoding UDP-N-acetylmuramoyl-L-alanine--D-glutamate ligase, with amino-acid sequence MITIPGMAEVPIAVLGLARSGLTAAQSLIESGAQVMAWDDAPERRQAAAAAGVPIVDLETADWGRVRTLVLSPGIPHSFPKPHPIAAKALAAKAALVSDIDLLGRARPDGRYLGVTGTNGKSTTTTLIGHLFRQHDLRSEVGGNVGVPVLSLAALDVDGWYVLEMSSYQLELTHSIDFDIAVLLNVTPDHLDRHGGFEGYVAAKRRIFRGQGGEATAIVALDDETSRKIYDDLIQHGRQSVVPVSASGPAPGGVYVEDNWLIDDMDGWSRPMLDLAKLPNLPGQHNQQNAVAAYAAAKAAGLVAPRIAASLSLYPGLAHRQERIAVIGGVAFINDSKATNADAAARALACYEAIYWIAGGKPKEGGIASLEGYFPRIVHAFLIGEAARAFADTLEGRVPYTLSGDLESAVGEASSMAGSEHRPGAVVLLSPACASFDQFADFEARGEEFRRLVKQLAAESMQ; translated from the coding sequence ATGATCACCATTCCAGGCATGGCGGAGGTTCCGATCGCGGTCTTGGGCTTGGCGCGCTCCGGGCTCACCGCCGCACAGTCGCTCATCGAGAGCGGCGCCCAGGTGATGGCGTGGGACGATGCGCCGGAGCGTCGCCAGGCGGCCGCGGCGGCGGGCGTGCCGATCGTCGATCTCGAGACGGCCGATTGGGGCCGCGTGCGCACCCTCGTGCTCAGCCCCGGCATTCCCCACAGCTTCCCCAAGCCGCATCCAATCGCCGCCAAGGCGCTCGCGGCCAAGGCAGCGCTCGTCAGCGACATCGATCTCCTCGGCCGGGCCCGGCCGGACGGCCGCTATCTCGGCGTCACCGGAACCAACGGCAAATCGACCACCACCACGCTCATCGGCCATCTCTTTCGCCAGCACGATCTCCGCTCGGAAGTCGGCGGCAATGTCGGCGTTCCGGTCCTGTCGCTGGCGGCGCTCGATGTCGATGGCTGGTACGTCTTGGAAATGTCCTCCTACCAGCTCGAGCTCACGCATTCGATCGACTTCGACATCGCCGTGCTCCTCAACGTCACCCCCGACCATCTGGATCGCCATGGCGGCTTCGAGGGCTATGTCGCGGCCAAGCGCCGGATCTTTCGCGGGCAAGGCGGCGAGGCGACCGCCATCGTGGCGCTCGACGACGAGACCAGCCGCAAGATCTACGACGATCTCATCCAGCATGGCCGCCAGTCGGTGGTGCCGGTTTCCGCCAGCGGACCGGCGCCGGGTGGGGTCTATGTCGAAGACAATTGGCTCATCGACGACATGGATGGCTGGAGCCGGCCGATGCTCGACCTCGCCAAACTGCCCAACCTCCCAGGGCAGCACAACCAGCAGAACGCGGTCGCGGCCTATGCCGCGGCCAAGGCCGCCGGCCTGGTGGCGCCGCGGATCGCTGCCTCGCTCAGCCTCTATCCCGGCCTCGCCCATCGCCAGGAGCGGATCGCCGTGATCGGCGGCGTCGCCTTCATCAACGACTCGAAGGCGACCAACGCCGATGCCGCCGCCCGCGCCCTCGCCTGCTACGAAGCGATCTACTGGATCGCCGGCGGCAAGCCGAAGGAAGGCGGCATCGCCTCGCTGGAAGGGTATTTCCCGCGGATCGTTCACGCCTTCCTCATCGGCGAAGCCGCCCGGGCCTTCGCCGACACGCTCGAAGGCCGGGTGCCCTACACGCTTTCGGGCGACCTCGAGAGCGCCGTCGGCGAGGCCTCCAGCATGGCAGGATCCGAGCACCGGCCGGGTGCGGTCGTGCTCCTGTCGCCGGCCTGCGCCTCCTTCGATCAATTCGCCGATTTCGAGGCGCGGGGCGAGGAGTTCCGGCGCCTGGTCAAGCAGTTGGCGGCGGAGAGCATGCAATGA
- a CDS encoding phospho-N-acetylmuramoyl-pentapeptide-transferase → MLYHLLFPLSDEFGPLNLFRYLTFRTGGAVLTALAISFVLGPSIIQWLKSRQNGGQPIRDDGPESHLITKKGTPTMGGVLILLALSISTLLWADLTNGYVWTVLLVTIGFGLVGFGDDYLKLTRRSSGGLPGRVKLICQIAIAVAAAVLVVMLSRGPLSTAIAVPFFKTVLLQVGWTFVAFAAFVMVGASNAVNLTDGLDGLAIVPVMIAAACFALIAYLAGNAVFANYLQINHVPGAGELAVLCGALVGASLGFLWFNAPPAMVFMGDTGSLSLGGALGAIAVVTKHEFALAIIGGLFVLETVSVIVQVVSFKLTGRRVFRMAPLHHHFEKKGWAEPTIVIRFWIIAMILAIAGLSTLKIR, encoded by the coding sequence ATGCTCTATCACCTGCTGTTCCCGCTGTCGGATGAGTTCGGCCCGCTCAACCTCTTCCGCTATTTGACCTTCCGCACCGGCGGCGCGGTCTTGACCGCGCTCGCCATCAGCTTCGTGCTCGGACCCTCGATCATCCAATGGCTGAAGAGCCGGCAGAACGGCGGCCAGCCGATCCGCGACGACGGACCCGAGAGCCATCTCATCACCAAGAAGGGCACGCCCACCATGGGCGGCGTCCTCATCCTTCTGGCGCTCTCGATCTCGACCTTGCTGTGGGCCGATTTGACCAACGGCTATGTGTGGACGGTGCTCCTGGTCACCATCGGCTTCGGCCTCGTCGGCTTCGGCGATGATTACCTCAAGCTCACCCGGCGCTCCTCGGGCGGGTTGCCCGGGCGCGTCAAGCTCATCTGCCAGATCGCCATCGCGGTGGCCGCCGCCGTGCTGGTCGTGATGCTCTCGCGCGGCCCCTTGTCGACCGCCATCGCGGTGCCGTTCTTCAAGACGGTGCTCCTGCAGGTCGGCTGGACCTTCGTCGCCTTCGCCGCCTTCGTCATGGTCGGCGCCTCCAACGCCGTCAATCTGACCGACGGCCTCGATGGTCTTGCCATCGTGCCGGTGATGATCGCCGCAGCCTGCTTCGCGCTCATCGCCTACCTCGCCGGCAATGCGGTGTTCGCCAACTACCTGCAGATCAACCACGTGCCCGGCGCCGGCGAGCTCGCGGTCCTGTGCGGCGCCTTGGTCGGTGCCAGCTTGGGATTTCTCTGGTTCAACGCCCCGCCCGCCATGGTGTTCATGGGCGACACCGGATCCCTGTCTTTGGGCGGCGCCTTGGGTGCCATCGCGGTGGTGACCAAGCACGAATTCGCGCTCGCCATCATCGGCGGCCTCTTCGTCCTGGAGACGGTGTCGGTCATCGTCCAGGTCGTCTCCTTCAAGCTGACCGGGCGCCGGGTCTTCCGCATGGCCCCCTTGCATCATCATTTCGAGAAGAAGGGCTGGGCCGAGCCCACCATCGTCATCCGCTTCTGGATCATCGCCATGATCTTGGCGATCGCCGGACTGTCGACGTTGAAGATCCGGTGA
- the murF gene encoding UDP-N-acetylmuramoyl-tripeptide--D-alanyl-D-alanine ligase → MAPSLRQAQPLWTAEEAERATSGRSTKPWQAEGVSIDSRSVRSGDLFVALPGERVDGHDYVAAALAKGAAAALVERLPAGAEAAPLLLVPDALAGLTELGRHARRRSMARFVAVTGSVGKTSTKEMLRLALGAQRRTSASEGNLNNQIGTPLSLARLAVEAEIGVFELGMNHPGEIAPIARLTRPHIAIITNVEAVHLEAFVSEEAIADAKAEIFEGMEKGGIAILNRDNRHFDRLAAAAKVRGLTVKSFGESRGADFRLVQSLTQPGSVEVAADIAGTSIGYAMPVSGKHWAINSLAVLGAAHLLGLDLSRAASALGAIKAPKGRGERRTVRLAGGGSFELIDDSYNASPVAVRAALAVLGQIAPAPGARRVFILGDMRELGASGPALHAELAASVLANHIDRLHTVGPLSQHLRQALPPTIQGLHAGTSEEMARLVSADIRAGDVVTVKGSLGTNMAPIIKALAALDRPPGSERGA, encoded by the coding sequence ATGGCGCCATCGCTCCGTCAGGCTCAGCCGCTGTGGACTGCGGAGGAGGCCGAGCGCGCCACGTCCGGGCGCTCGACCAAGCCCTGGCAAGCAGAGGGCGTCAGCATCGACAGCCGCTCGGTCAGGTCGGGCGATCTCTTCGTGGCACTCCCTGGGGAGCGGGTCGATGGCCACGATTACGTTGCCGCGGCGCTGGCCAAGGGTGCCGCGGCGGCGCTGGTCGAGAGGCTTCCCGCGGGCGCCGAGGCCGCCCCCCTCCTCCTCGTGCCTGACGCGCTGGCGGGGCTGACGGAATTGGGCCGTCATGCGCGCCGACGCTCGATGGCGCGGTTCGTGGCGGTCACCGGCAGCGTCGGCAAGACCAGCACCAAGGAGATGCTGCGCCTGGCATTGGGAGCCCAGCGGCGCACCAGCGCCAGCGAAGGCAATCTCAACAACCAGATCGGCACGCCCTTGAGCCTGGCGCGTCTGGCCGTCGAGGCCGAGATCGGCGTCTTCGAGCTGGGCATGAACCATCCGGGCGAGATCGCGCCCATCGCGCGCCTCACCCGACCACACATCGCCATCATCACCAATGTCGAGGCGGTGCATCTCGAGGCCTTCGTCTCCGAGGAAGCCATCGCCGATGCCAAGGCCGAGATCTTCGAGGGCATGGAGAAGGGCGGCATCGCCATCCTCAACCGCGACAACCGGCATTTCGACCGGCTCGCGGCCGCTGCCAAGGTGCGGGGGCTCACGGTCAAGAGCTTCGGGGAGAGTCGCGGCGCCGATTTTCGGCTGGTGCAGAGCCTGACCCAGCCAGGCTCGGTCGAGGTCGCCGCCGACATCGCCGGAACCAGCATCGGCTACGCCATGCCGGTCTCCGGCAAGCATTGGGCCATCAATAGCCTCGCCGTCCTGGGCGCTGCCCATCTCCTCGGCCTCGATCTCTCCCGAGCGGCCAGCGCGCTGGGGGCCATCAAAGCGCCCAAAGGCCGCGGCGAGCGGCGGACGGTCAGGCTCGCCGGCGGCGGCAGCTTCGAGCTGATCGACGACAGCTACAATGCGAGCCCGGTTGCGGTGCGCGCCGCCTTGGCGGTGCTGGGCCAAATCGCGCCGGCTCCGGGCGCTCGCCGGGTCTTCATTCTGGGCGACATGCGCGAGCTCGGTGCCAGCGGGCCGGCGCTCCACGCCGAGCTGGCCGCAAGCGTGCTCGCCAACCACATCGATCGTCTGCACACGGTCGGGCCGTTGTCCCAGCACCTCCGCCAAGCGCTGCCGCCGACGATCCAGGGGCTGCATGCCGGAACGAGCGAGGAGATGGCCCGGCTCGTCTCCGCCGATATCCGCGCCGGCGACGTGGTCACGGTCAAGGGCTCCCTCGGCACCAACATGGCGCCCATCATCAAAGCGCTCGCGGCCCTCGACCGGCCCCCGGGCAGCGAGCGGGGCGCCTGA
- a CDS encoding UDP-N-acetylmuramoyl-L-alanyl-D-glutamate--2,6-diaminopimelate ligase: MIPPGRTQPTPDDVVVQGLTADSRTVRPGYLFAALPGSHADGRRFIAAAIEHGAGVVLAPTGTELPAEARGVVLVTDAEPRRLLAKLAARFYGAQPRTVAAVTGTSGKTSSVDFLRQIWTRLGRRAASIGTLGVIRPGRPTMSSLTTPDPVLLHETLADLALDGVDHLAIEASSHGLDQYRLDGLVAAAAGFTNLGRDHLDYHPSREAYLAAKRGLFERVLEPKGKAVINADAPESAEIAAICRRRGIGVVGYGASETADLRLTGRRAETGAQILSLMVSGSSREVRLPLVGAFQAMNALQALGLAIATGAEPAAAADALAFIEGVPGRLQLAGRRGNGAEIYVDYAHKPDALEAVLTTLRPHVQGRLWVVFGCGGDRDAGKRPIMGGLAAKLADRVVVTDDNPRSENPAAIRRQVMAGSPAAREIGDRAEAIHYAVAALGPGDVLVVAGKGHEQGQIIGSQVRPFDDAAVVQAALGGLEGVAA, translated from the coding sequence CTGATCCCACCCGGGCGGACCCAGCCGACCCCGGACGACGTCGTCGTCCAGGGTTTGACCGCGGATTCCCGCACCGTCCGCCCGGGCTATCTCTTCGCCGCACTCCCCGGCAGCCATGCCGATGGGCGCCGCTTCATCGCGGCCGCGATCGAGCACGGCGCCGGCGTCGTGCTGGCGCCGACGGGCACCGAATTGCCGGCAGAAGCGCGTGGGGTCGTGCTGGTGACCGACGCGGAGCCGCGCCGGCTCTTAGCCAAGCTGGCCGCACGGTTCTATGGCGCCCAGCCGAGGACGGTGGCCGCCGTCACCGGCACCAGCGGCAAGACCTCGTCGGTCGATTTCCTGCGCCAGATCTGGACCCGGCTCGGCCGGCGCGCCGCCTCGATCGGCACCTTGGGCGTGATCCGCCCGGGGCGGCCGACCATGAGCTCGCTCACCACGCCCGATCCGGTGCTGCTCCACGAGACGCTGGCCGATCTCGCCCTGGACGGCGTCGACCACTTGGCGATCGAGGCCTCCAGCCACGGTCTCGACCAGTATCGCTTGGACGGGCTCGTCGCCGCCGCCGCCGGCTTCACCAATCTCGGCCGCGATCACCTCGACTACCACCCGAGCCGGGAAGCCTATCTGGCGGCCAAGCGCGGTCTCTTCGAGCGGGTGCTGGAGCCGAAGGGCAAGGCCGTCATCAATGCCGATGCGCCGGAATCCGCCGAGATCGCCGCCATTTGCCGGCGGCGCGGGATCGGCGTCGTCGGCTATGGGGCCTCCGAGACGGCCGATCTGCGCCTGACAGGACGCCGCGCCGAGACCGGCGCGCAAATCCTATCCCTCATGGTGTCGGGCTCGAGCCGCGAAGTGCGGCTGCCCCTGGTGGGTGCCTTCCAGGCGATGAACGCGCTGCAGGCCCTCGGTCTGGCGATCGCGACGGGCGCCGAGCCGGCGGCTGCGGCCGACGCGCTGGCATTCATTGAAGGCGTGCCCGGCCGCCTGCAGCTCGCCGGAAGGCGGGGCAACGGGGCGGAGATCTACGTCGATTACGCGCATAAGCCCGATGCTCTGGAAGCGGTGCTGACCACGCTGAGACCCCATGTGCAAGGGCGTTTGTGGGTGGTTTTCGGTTGCGGCGGCGACCGTGACGCAGGCAAGCGCCCGATCATGGGCGGGCTCGCGGCCAAGCTCGCCGACCGGGTGGTGGTGACCGACGACAACCCGCGCTCGGAGAACCCGGCCGCGATCCGGCGCCAGGTCATGGCGGGCTCGCCCGCGGCGCGCGAGATCGGCGATCGCGCCGAAGCAATTCACTATGCCGTCGCCGCGCTCGGCCCCGGCGACGTGCTGGTCGTCGCCGGCAAGGGCCACGAGCAGGGTCAGATCATCGGCAGTCAGGTGCGTCCGTTCGACGATGCTGCGGTGGTGCAGGCGGCACTCGGCGGACTCGAGGGGGTGGCAGCGTGA
- a CDS encoding penicillin-binding protein 2: MNPTAALTARPVVLDRPEAPPPGRSVRFEGAAKQALEIGRNRLLVTCAVFALAFTVIGGRLIEIAVSRSAPQRLAEARRALGFVPDRAPIVDRNGTLLATSLPTASLYADPRDVLDAGEAAAKLASVLPGLAAEEIQAKLSSEKNFVWLKRNLTPRQQYEVNRLGIPGFYFQREDKRIYPDGSLFAHIVGFADVDGRGLAGLERDLDERLKSQTQPLLLTVDVRLQHILREELQQGIQEFSAVGGMGIVMDVRTGEILAMVSLPDFDPNRPGASPPENRFNRNTLGVYEMGSTFKIFNSAMALDSGTASLRSSYDARQPIRISRYTITDYHAERRWLTVPEIFKYSSNIGSAKMALDAGVETQRAFMGRVGFLKPVPIELKEAGKPLYPRPWRPINAMTIAFGHGLSVSPLHVAMGTAAVLNGGILRAPTLIRRPPEEMPAGTRILKQSTSEDMRRLFRLVVEEGTGKNAAAPGYVVGGKTGTAEKVGHGGYRHKSVLSSFIGVFPMHDPQYLVMVMVDEPKGTKRSHGYATGGWVAAPVVRKVITRMGPLYGIPPVDETSPEIRRALVIESGPQEKRIASQ, from the coding sequence ATGAATCCAACCGCCGCTCTCACCGCACGGCCCGTCGTCCTCGACCGGCCGGAGGCTCCGCCTCCGGGCCGGTCGGTGCGCTTTGAGGGTGCCGCCAAGCAAGCTCTCGAAATCGGCCGCAACCGCCTTCTCGTCACCTGCGCGGTCTTCGCGCTCGCATTCACCGTCATCGGCGGCAGGCTGATCGAGATCGCGGTCTCCAGGAGCGCCCCGCAGCGCCTGGCCGAAGCCCGACGCGCGCTCGGCTTCGTGCCGGATCGCGCGCCCATCGTCGATCGCAACGGCACGCTCTTGGCGACCAGCCTGCCCACCGCCTCGCTCTACGCCGATCCCAGGGACGTGCTGGATGCGGGCGAAGCGGCGGCCAAGCTCGCCTCCGTGCTGCCCGGCCTCGCCGCGGAGGAGATCCAAGCCAAGCTCTCCAGCGAGAAGAACTTCGTCTGGCTCAAACGCAACCTGACGCCGCGCCAGCAATACGAGGTGAATCGCCTCGGCATTCCCGGCTTCTATTTCCAGCGCGAGGACAAGCGCATCTACCCCGATGGCTCGCTATTCGCCCACATCGTCGGCTTCGCCGACGTCGACGGCAGGGGATTGGCCGGGCTCGAACGGGATCTGGACGAGCGGCTGAAGAGCCAGACGCAGCCCTTGCTGCTGACCGTCGATGTCCGCCTGCAGCACATCTTGAGGGAAGAGCTGCAGCAGGGGATCCAGGAATTCTCCGCCGTCGGCGGCATGGGCATCGTCATGGATGTGCGCACCGGCGAGATCCTGGCCATGGTCTCGCTGCCGGATTTCGACCCCAACCGCCCCGGTGCCTCGCCGCCCGAGAACCGGTTCAACCGCAATACCCTCGGCGTCTACGAGATGGGCTCGACCTTCAAGATCTTCAACAGCGCCATGGCTCTCGACAGCGGCACCGCCAGCCTGCGCTCCAGCTATGACGCGCGCCAACCGATCCGCATCTCGCGCTACACCATCACCGACTACCACGCCGAGCGCCGGTGGCTGACGGTCCCGGAGATCTTCAAATACTCCTCCAATATCGGCTCGGCGAAGATGGCCCTTGATGCGGGCGTGGAGACCCAGCGCGCCTTCATGGGTCGCGTCGGCTTCCTGAAGCCGGTGCCGATCGAGCTGAAAGAGGCCGGCAAGCCGCTCTATCCCAGGCCCTGGCGACCGATCAACGCCATGACCATCGCCTTCGGCCATGGCCTGTCGGTGAGCCCGTTGCATGTCGCCATGGGCACGGCCGCGGTCTTGAATGGCGGCATCCTCCGGGCGCCGACGCTGATCCGCCGGCCGCCCGAGGAGATGCCGGCGGGCACCCGCATCCTCAAGCAGTCGACCTCCGAGGACATGCGCCGGCTCTTCCGCCTGGTGGTGGAGGAAGGCACCGGCAAGAACGCCGCGGCACCTGGCTATGTGGTTGGCGGCAAGACCGGGACCGCCGAAAAGGTCGGCCATGGCGGCTATCGGCACAAATCCGTGCTCTCCTCCTTCATCGGCGTCTTTCCGATGCACGATCCGCAATACCTCGTCATGGTGATGGTCGACGAGCCCAAGGGCACCAAGCGCAGCCATGGTTACGCCACCGGCGGCTGGGTCGCGGCTCCGGTGGTGCGCAAGGTCATCACCCGCATGGGGCCGCTCTACGGAATTCCGCCGGTCGACGAAACCTCGCCCGAAATTCGCCGTGCTTTGGTGATCGAGTCAGGGCCACAGGAGAAGCGTATTGCGTCTCAGTGA